The sequence CTACGGCCTGTCCTCGTGCCCCCTGACCGAGCCGCTGGAGCTGGCCGACGTCCGCGAGAGCGTGACCGAGCACGTCACCGGCGGGTCGTTCCCGCAGATGGTGCTGCGCATCGGCTGGGCACCCGCCAACGCCGACCCGCTGCCCGCGACGCCGCGGCGCGACCTCGCCGACGTGCTGCAGCCGCTCGAGGCGGCCCCCAAGCACTTCCAGTCCCGCTAGGAGAGGAGCCGTCATGCCGTACTGGAACCACCCGGGAACCATGGGCTGGGCCGGCTGGGCCGGTGGCATCGGCATGCTCGTGCTGATGGTGCTGGTCCTGGCCGCGCTCGTCAGCCTCGTCGTGGTCTTCGCGCGCCGGGCGCCGCAGCCACCGCCCCCGGTCGACCCCGCCCGGCGCATCCTCGACGAGCGGTTCGCCCGCGGCGAGATCGACCAGGAA is a genomic window of Amycolatopsis lexingtonensis containing:
- a CDS encoding SHOCT domain-containing protein; translation: MPYWNHPGTMGWAGWAGGIGMLVLMVLVLAALVSLVVVFARRAPQPPPPVDPARRILDERFARGEIDQEEYERRRDALTRAS